In Gorilla gorilla gorilla isolate KB3781 chromosome 12, NHGRI_mGorGor1-v2.1_pri, whole genome shotgun sequence, the following are encoded in one genomic region:
- the LOC129531583 gene encoding collagen alpha-1(III) chain-like: protein MALAFRVEVKYTCIIWHDYCVIVEVVVVPREASTSSPSIGAFGRFRALRALARGALGSPGGSPPPLLPSAVLGSSSSCAPLRAALAGSGARVRRQGPAAAAGGGAWRVARAALGEAPGPALLRGAAGGARAGAGRGEPPGPSPPPPSPKLPSPPGPAGLMIRRILLGRPGRGEGAGAEWRGQRAGAATGAGAGIRAATAAAAAPRARRPLPSCEGSRCMGPGGRPCGAERRRRRRTPQAGWG, encoded by the coding sequence ATGGCTCTGGCCTTCCGGGTGGAGGtgaaatatacatgtataatttGGCATGACTATTGCGTCATCGTGGAAGTCGTCGTGGTTCCCCGAGAGGCCTCCACGTCTTCTCCCAGCATCGGGGCCTTTGGACGCTTCCGGGCGCTGCGGGCACTTGCGCGAGGAGCCCTCGGCTCCCCAGGcggctcccctcctcccctcctcccctccgcGGTCCtcggctcctcctcctcctgcgcGCCCCTCCGCGCGGCCCTCGCAGGGAGTGGGGCTCGGGTGCGCCGGCAGGGCCCCGCGGCGGCAGCGGGCGGAGGCGCGTGGCGCGTGGCGCGGGCCGCGCTCGGGGAGGCGCCTGGGCCCGCCCTCCTCCGGGGCGCCGCGGGAGGGGCCCGGGCTGGCGCGGGGCGGGGAGAGCCGCCTGGCCCCTCCCCTCCGCCGCCCTCCCCAAAGTTGCCGTCTCCCCCGGGGCCGGCCGGTCTTATGATCCGGCGGATCCTCCTGGGGAGGCCGGGCCGGGGAGAGGGCGCGGGCGCCGAGTGGCGGGGGCAGCGGGCGGGCGCGGCgaccggggccggggcggggatcCGGGCGGCGACCGCGGCGGCGGCAGCGCCCCGGGCCCGCCGCCCCCTCCCCTCCTGCGAGGGGAGCCGCTGCATGGGGCCGGGGGGGCGGCCCTGCGGCGCGGAGCGGCGGCGACGGCGGCGGACCCCCCAGGCGGGCTGGGGCTGA